Proteins encoded within one genomic window of Streptomyces sp. NBC_00523:
- a CDS encoding helix-turn-helix transcriptional regulator — translation MSVLLEQPASLVAYRPNKPTAMVVVADPRVRSTVTRHLWALGVRDVIEASSIAEARPRVGNPRDICVADVHLPDGSGLTLLSETRAAGWPNGLALSAADDIGAVRNALAGGVKGYVVTGTRTNIGHPARPGVAPIGATAARMHRRPPGTPSHPGGYRELSGREVEVLRLVAEGQSNKAIGVSMGLSALTVKSHLARIARKLGTGDRAGMVAVALRTGIIH, via the coding sequence GTGTCCGTTCTCCTCGAGCAGCCCGCAAGCCTGGTCGCCTACCGCCCGAACAAGCCGACGGCCATGGTCGTCGTGGCCGACCCGCGCGTCCGTTCCACCGTGACCCGCCATCTGTGGGCCCTCGGAGTTCGTGACGTCATCGAGGCGTCGTCCATCGCGGAGGCCCGTCCCCGCGTCGGCAACCCGCGCGACATCTGCGTAGCCGACGTCCACCTGCCCGACGGTTCCGGGCTGACCCTGCTGTCCGAAACCCGAGCCGCCGGCTGGCCCAACGGTCTGGCCCTGTCCGCCGCCGACGACATCGGCGCCGTGCGCAACGCCCTCGCGGGCGGAGTCAAGGGCTACGTCGTCACCGGCACCCGTACCAACATCGGCCACCCGGCCCGTCCCGGCGTCGCCCCCATCGGCGCCACCGCCGCCCGGATGCACCGCCGGCCCCCCGGCACCCCGAGCCACCCGGGCGGCTACCGCGAACTGTCCGGCCGCGAGGTGGAGGTCCTGCGGCTCGTCGCCGAGGGCCAGTCCAACAAGGCCATCGGTGTCTCCATGGGTCTTTCCGCCCTGACCGTGAAGAGCCACCTCGCCCGCATCGCCCGCAAGCTGGGCACCGGCGACCGCGCCGGCATGGTCGCGGTGGCCCTGCGGACGGGCATCATCCACTGA